One Thunnus albacares chromosome 12, fThuAlb1.1, whole genome shotgun sequence genomic region harbors:
- the LOC122994474 gene encoding uncharacterized protein LOC122994474, producing MILVHNLDSFTSADTFNSRQVFVTVSFTVEETSTSSLALELNYEQVVKPVVSVYPAASRAHLEGKSSLLCLASAMSPPLVQFSWKRQKNGTLENLTLAEGQQLELREPGRTVAILLLNQQENSTYKYRCSVKHEGGTVEAQTEQELPAPAASCPPEREPADLPALQQADLSFQSQCQVKLLCVLYTVLIVKSLVYCCGLSLLMILRNKGPSTNCTHAD from the exons atgatactggttCATAATTTGGATTCGTTCACCTCAGCTGACACATTCAACAGCAGacaggtttttgtcacagtctcATTCACTGTGGAGGAAACCTCTACTTCATCTTTGGCTCTGGaactaaact atgagcaggtagtgaagccCGTGGTGAGCGTGTACCCAGCAGCATCCAGAGCCCACCTGGAGGGGAAGAgctccctgctgtgtctggcctcagccatgtctcctcctctggtccagttctcctggaaaagacagaagaacgGCACGCTGGAGAATCTGACCCTTGCTGAGGGACAGCAGCTGGAGCTCAGAGAGCCGGGACGCACCGTCGCCATCCTGCTGCTCAATCAGCAAGAGAACAGCACATATAAATACCGCTGCTCCGTCAAGCATGAGGGGGGAACAGTGGAggcccaaacagaacaag agcttccagctccagcagcctcctgtcctccagagagagagccagCAGACCTGCCAGCTCTGCAGCAAGCTGACT tgtcctTCCAGTCTCAGTGccaggtgaagctgctctgtgtgctgtacacagtgctgatagtgaagagtctggtgtactgctgtggactctctctgctgatgatcctcagaaacaagggaccgtccaccaactgcacacatgctgactga
- the LOC122994480 gene encoding immunoglobulin lambda-1 light chain-like, which produces MLFLPAAALCCLCSALVAMAAELIQKDLTLTRRAGKKVSFSCGGTDQCDTYVYWYQKKDTDTFTRILRIDMSNGEEYKGYSHPQKNDFKGVKNENVYELKIQTVQLSHSATYYCSCYKSVCFTVNVMIFGSGTKLFVTDEQVVKPVVSLYPAAHLEGKSSLLCLASAMSPPLVQFSWKRQKNNGWPEDLPPAEGEQLELREPGRTVAIRVVDWDALYTYKYRCSVKHEGGTVEAQTEQEVFALPPPTPSPSASPTPAPSASPTPAPSADPPAALVPSQYQVKLLCVLYTVLIVKSLVYCCGLSLLMILRNKGPSTNCTHAD; this is translated from the exons atgcttttcctcccagctgctgctctgtgctgtctgtgttcag cgctggttgccatggcagcagagCTGATTCAGAAAGATTTAACATTGACCAGGAGAGCTGGTAAAAAAGTCTCCTTCAGCTGTGGAGGAACTGACCAGTGTGATACATATGTATACTGGTAccagaagaaagacacagacacattcacaaGGATTCTTCGTATTGATATGTCGAATGGTGAAGAATATAAAGGTTACAGTCATCCTcagaaaaatgatttcaaaGGTGTAAAAAATGAGAACGTCTATGAGTTGAAGATTCAGACAGTTCAACTCTCACATTCAGCCACCTACTACTGCTCCTGTTATAAAAGTG tgtgtTTCACTGTGAACGTCATGATCTTTGGCTCTGGAACTAAACTGTTCGTAACAG atgagcaggtagtgaagccCGTGGTGAGCTTGTACCCAGCAGCCCACCTGGAGGGGAAGAgctccctgctgtgtctggcctcagccatgtctcctcctctggtccagttctcctggaaaagacagaagaataACGGCTGGCCGGAGGATCTGCCCCCTGCTgagggagagcagctggagCTCAGAGAGCCGGGACGCACCGTCGCCATCAGGGTGGTTGATTGGGATGCTCTCTACACATATAAATACCGCTGCTCCGTCAAGCACGAGGGGGGAACAGTGGAggcccaaacagaacaag aggtTTTTGCTCTTCCTCCACCAACACCATCTCCATCAGCATCTCCAACACCAGCTCCATCAGCATCTCCAACACCAGCTCCATCAGCAGATCCACCAGCAGCTCTTGTCCCGTCTCAGTAccaggtgaagctgctctgtgtgctgtacacagtgctgatagtgaagagtctggtgtactgctgtggactctctctgctgatgatcctcagaaacaagggaccgtccaccaactgcacacatgctgactga